The Oryza sativa Japonica Group chromosome 11, ASM3414082v1 DNA window AGATCAGTCGTCTTCCCCTGTGACATTTTTTTCCCTGATGAGACAATCACTGGAAGAAACAAAATGTGTTGGTACATCGGAGTCTGCTAGTTGTTGGTTCATGTGGTTCAGATTCTTCCCTTGAATTTCACTCCTCTCCTTTTTAAATTTCTCTACATGTTGGGCATTTTTCTTCTGAAGCAGACCTTTCAGTTCTCAAATCTTTGTATCAGCTTCTGTAGTATTTTGTGATGAGAAAACATTTAATAATGCTTGTGTCTATCGAATTAGGGGATTAATTGTTCGTGTTGCTGCTAGATAAATgcataatcataatttttttttcttcaagggaaaaagttgggaactcgAAATAATAGGTGAAACAAAATTCACCAGTAGACATAAGCTTCTTTTGTCAATATTCTATATGAAGGGTTTACAAGTTGAATGGGTTCGGAATGCAATCCCTGTCGAATCACCAAAATTCGTGAATTTTGCTCGAGTTTCATCAAACTCTACTGAAGCCTACCGAATCCTACCAATTGGCAAGAAGAGAAGCGCGAGAGCTCATGCTTCCCTTTTTGCCAATTGTTTCCCTTCTCTGGCAGAAGCATTCTCAATCAGCTCCCAATAGTCCTAAAAAAAATCAGCTTCCAATTGTTTGAAATTCGACACATAGTCACTtaaaatgttactccctccattcttttaatatatgacatcgTTAGCAATTTGAGATACTTATGATCGTTATAtccaaaaaaattatgtaattattattgtgacttgatttatcatcaaatgttcttcaAGCATGacttcaatattttttatatttgcacagaaatttaaataagataaatagtcaAACGCTGGTCAAAAAAGTCAAtgacgtcatatattaaaaaaacaaagataaTATTAGCACATTACTGCTAAAACCAAAATGAATCCTAGATCATAAAAATGTCATTAACTCATAGTTACTTCAAATTCGACAGTGAATTTGAAATTCCGAAATGTTGTCCCCATTTCAAGTTATCAACAAGAGTTGAGATTTGAGAAAAACCATGGCAACAAAAAGGAACAcaaagaagcagaagaagaaatcTACAAATATATTATTGTTTCCTCTAACATAAATCCTATACAAATATTTAAATATGCATATGCTACTAATATGTGTTTAATTACTGGTAAAATGGTATATATTTAcccaatgataataaaatatttcaAGGGCAAAATGGCATTCCTTCCTTGTGGCTAGGGATGGCGAATCGCCTGAGGTTGCCAACCCCCTCCTTGAGGTAGCCGCCGCACAGGAACGCCGTCGAGAACCTGTCCTGCACCGGCTTGTCCACGTCGTGCACCACCAcgtccgtctccgtctccgccgccggccgccgcgcccgcgccgccaccgccgcggtgtATATCGCGCccatcatcgccgtcgtcgtcggcggcggcggcgcgtgcgcgTCGACCACGATCACGTCCCACTCCGCCTCGTAGAACGCCGCGGGGAGGCCGCGCACGGCGAGCTTGCACGGCGAGCGGTCGAAGTGGCCCGGCGAGAgctgggtggcggcggcgccggtgcagtGCTCGGAGTCGCGGAGggcgaggagctcgtcggcgtcggcggcgctggCGAGGTAGGCGACGCGGTAGGCCTCGATGGCGAGGCTGGCCGGGCTGGCGCCGGACACCAGcgcgtcgtcctcctcgagGAACACCGTGCGGCCGCCGTGGTTGAGCGCCGCCCAGAGCGCGGCGCCGTGGCCGAGCCCGAACACGAGCAGGTTGCACGGCGCCCGCCGCGAcaccgcccgcgccgtcgccgccacctcctcggcggacctcctcctcccccgcccccaCGCCGTCGCGTTCGACGTCGCGTAGTGGACCAGCGCCTCCGCCACGCCCGCCGGGACACGGTCACACTGATCgtcccgctgctgctgctgcgagcggtggacgacgacgggcgccggcgaggaggtgttggcggcggcggcggagagggtgcggagggtgaggaggaggaggaaggcggaggcggcggcggcggagaggaggaggaggcggcgcggcgtgacATGGTGCTTGAGCTTGGCCTTGGCCGACACCAGCTGGCTCTTCAGCTTCGCCCTCCGCGCGTGCATGGGGCTCGCCATTGCACCTCTTCTTCTTGcactagctaagctaagctaagttGCTAgtgtctccttttctttttcactttGCTTTAGATTAGTGGTGTGTTGTTGTGATTATGCAATGATATGATGCATTGCGATTTGTTTGGTTGTTTGCAATTTGTTGGTGTTTTGTACTTTTAGGTTGTGTTGTTGATTGTGTGTTGTGTACTTTTTTGGGGGAGGATGTATTGAATGTGTGTGGTAGGACAGGGATGGGTTGGTAAATCGGTAGGTGATTGATGCTTGAAGGATCAACAAGATGCAGCTATCTAGCCATGCATGTGTGGCAGCTGATTGGTGATGAGTAGTACTACCACAGACCTAAAGTTTGGTGAGTTGTGTGTTTGTTAGATCTCctggggattttttttattagggtTGATTTGTATATATCAATGGCTAAGATAATctctttctttttgaaaaaaaacatttgttaattaattgaacGAAAGGTTGTTGAAAAAGCAAGGATCATCTATGAAATAGTTTGCTTTATGTACAgacagaaattaaaaaaagaagtccTATGTTTAGAATGAGCCGAAATCAATATTAGAGGGAAGGAATTACTTTGTTTTTGTTGAATAAAGCCCTATCCAAAgcaattgttttgtttatttgaGCTCCCACCAGAGTGGAGTGGGGCCGGGACTTGTGAGGACGAGCTCACAGACATTAGATTTTGCACGGGTTGCTGCCTAGCAGGTCCTTCTTTCCCCTCCACCATCGtttctcttcctcccctctctcttagATCTTATCACACGCAGAACACATCAAAGCCATTAATTCTGTGAGGCACACATGCCTTCTGATGAGGGAtgtaggtcccgatcttccgatagttattgataaacagtcgatttgggcAGAGTCGcaacacaactcgatccggcttctgaatgaacacgctactgagccccgcaatcgcagcaccacgtctcctctggttatcaatcGTGCTGAAATCCGGTTGACCttgccgagaaggctaatccctgtatactaatcgaagaacacaagcaagaacaagatagattacaaccaaattgcatatgaatgattaatcacttgaatttggggttccacaaaccaaTCTAGCGGCAAAACTGTTCTTGACTGAATAATataagcaaaacccaactctaTACGATGATGGCtactgaattaatatgattagggacgtcctagggttgccctagggcgcacaccccactgggctaagcccacgacacaattacagagcccaaaactcaaaatcagattcggactggatgagatacgtggcttgttttgcagattcccggtTGCCCTAGGGAGCACACCCCactgggctaagcccacgacacaattacagaGCCCAAAACTCAAAATCAGATTCGAactggatgagatacgtggcttgttttgcagattcccggcagctcggtaggaattttgacgtgggaccaaaaccatctgaaagtagacttcataagctttccaacaagtactcatgggccccaaaattccttctagatcagcggctaggtccgtttgaagttgatgctgtcaggatgcccgaatccgaatccaaaacgtgtagaactttatctcttgtcttctatggaccaaaagtgatgtGGTGAGATAGAAATAGACTTgtagaaggtcttggtttggtccccaatcaacttctttaatcatccatgcattagttacactcggtctcttttccttcgcccaagcaagtatctctgcaaacaaaaacacaccAAACTCATtatgtagcaacgtttgttcaaatatataacatgcatatgcacctttggttgattaatacataagatagtcatggttatatctgaGCTAGTTATGTCCTCATCATCTGTACAGTagcatactctctccgtctagattcgttgtacgaggttgtttttttttgacagagggagtacacgTACCTACGAAGGCATGGGCTCCCCCAGCCAAGCTAGCAACGAAATTCCGACATAATGGGATGAGGCACTATTCGCCATGTGCTTGTGTTGTTCATGGCGCCTAAGGAATATATATACAATCGAGACCACTGCTTTCCATGGTCTCAACGTGCCACATAGGATAATATCACACACAAAGACCACTTCACCCATAATGCAACTCCCTTCATTCCAAAATAAactcccttcgttccaaaataaaccaatcttATATTAGGATGATATCCAGATACGTTGTATTATCACGTGTCATATCTTAGTACaagattggtttattttgggacgaagggagtacactccaaaatattttttgcaTTTTAGCATTTAGTAATATAAGTGTCAGCCCTTACAATGGTATCTCATTATCAACTTTTATATTTAAGACGTTATAACAATAAAAAAGATACATAGATACCCTAACCAACACATGGACCCATTGTCAGCCTCTCCCACCTCCTTTTTCTCTCCCCTACCGCACTCTCTATACCCATCAGCCACTAGTGCCAAAACCCATCCCATTCTCTCTAACGGAACGACGCCTCCTCTTCCACGGCCGAagcgccacctctccctcccccctcctttATCAACGGTGGTAGACGATCCCATGGCAACGACGGATCCCCACGGGGTGAAGCATCTCTATGAGTTTGTTGgcctccccttctccttctccgtGAGTGTCGGTGATGGATCCCCACAGTGACAGCAGATCTAGTCGAGAGCTCCCTTGCCTCTCCCTCTTCCCATCATCTTATCCTCTGGCGACATCGGTGACAGATCTGAATGTGGCCCACGAGCTCGCCAAATCCTTCGAAGAGCTCGTCAGGAGTCCTTGGTGGAGGTGGGGAGTAGCGACTCAACCTCGGCATAGTCCTCAATGGCGGCGATGACCACACCAAGTCTGTTCTTCTTCTTTCCCCCACAGCATGTCGCGAGCCTCCAAACTTCTCAATGTGTGGCCCCGAGCTGTGGCTTCACAGCTCTTGAGCTGGGGCAGCGCCAAGGCCACTAGAACCTCTATAGGTCAAGAGCGGTATCGCGAGACCCCGATCTCCACTAGCACGGGCACTCTCGTCTCCGACGTGAAGGCCCGAGATCACTGTCCACGGTGTTGCGTCAGACATGGCCTAGATGACGTTGGCGACAGCGTTGGCACTCTACACTGACACGATATCCACGTGAACCTCCATGTGTCCGCCAGGTCATCATCATCGCCTCGTAGTTCCCTCAGATCCCCTTCATCACGCGCACAAAGCCGCACaaagcaacaaaaaaaagaacaggAGAGTCCCaagcgagaggagaggagaggggaggcgaTGGGGAGCGGGAGCAAGAAGAAGAGCGGAGGAGGGGATGACCAGAGGCCGCTCCTCTGGAGGCTCCCGGAGGTCACCTCCACCGAGCTCGGCAAGATCGGCCCCGCCTTCGGCCTCGGCgtcggctgcggcgtcggcgccggcgtcggcttCTTCGGCGGTAACTTCTTCCCCCCTTCTCCTTTGTCCCCAAAAGGTCGAATCTTTCATGTGTTTCGTTGTTCCATCAGCCGATATTCTTGGCTCGTGTGCTGGGTAGATATCTAGATGAGGTTGGGATAGCTCGGGGATTTAaaggaggttttttttttttgggagggaaTGGGATAGGGTTTTTCCTAAACCTCGTCGTGATCGATTCCTGTGGATAGATTGGTTGGAGCTGATCCAAAGAACTGAATTGATCGATGTATTGCTTCGATTGGTACTAATTCTAGCTGATTTCTGCATTGTACAAGTCTCGTCGAGGAAATCCATTCGCATGATAAGGATATCGATTATAGATAATTTTGGTGTTACATACAGAGATCAGCAAGCTTGCCAGTGGGTGTAGTGGTATCATTAGGAGTTTAGGGTTTATCCGAGGTCTGTCTCAACAGCAAAATTTTGCTGCCAAGGAGTCTAATTTCAGAATTGTATCTGTAATGCACTACAATAtcatcagtaaaaaaaaacttaaataatATGTTTATAATTTAATATCCTGGATGGCTTGGAATTCTTACTCTTATGCCTAGGAATTGAGAATTTCCAATTGTTGGCTCTAAATTCTTTGAACTGTAAGTTTGATTGTCTGAATAATAGCTTAAATAAAGATCATCATTAGACATTCGTTATTTGCTTGCTGTTAAAACGATATTTAGCATAATGAGATGCACCATTTGCTAACTCTTGGTGCTCATACACAATGCTTTCACTTTCCTTGTATTGAATTTTGAGATAGTCATACTTCTGCTTATAAAAATAACGACAGAATTAGAGCTACATATGACTGGCACCAAATATCTGTGACAACACACACATCTTAAATTGATACTAGATTTTACCAATATTAATGAATCTCAACACGATAGATATTTGTTCAAACACTATCATTCATTCCAATATGGCATAGATAATCATTAATTAAATACTCATCCAGATTACTGCTGGAGTTCAGAATCAGTACTTGCTTAATTTTTCTCTTTTACTAAATTCACAAATTATGTGAGCACACCTCACTCATTCCTtctttaattttactgtctggTGATATTTTAAACTCACATTATGTCCATGTAACCATGACAATTCAATCCCTTTTTTTCCATGGATGGTGTATAATCATTTCTTTTTATGAATGTTTAGGTGCAGGATTAGGTTATGGATTTCCCGGACTCACATTAGGCtttggagttggagctggatGTGGTGtaggatttggctttggttaTGGATTGGGGAAAGGAATTGCTTATGATCAAAACAAAAGATACTCTAATGTTGGCACGATGTTCCAAGAAGCTCCAAGTCTTCCGATGTAAGTATTGCGTGGACATGGAAATATTTGCCAGGATTTGTGCTGATAAATCTGTTGCCTAAAATTGTTGAGAACTGCAGCTACAGCATGAGCCTGAATTCTgcaatagtattttttttccctgataATGTTGTGCCCTGTGATTATTTTCTGCATTACCAAAGATTCTAAGATTGAGTTTGAATGAATGATTTTTTGAAGTTGTGATTCAGTAACCATCCACCAGAATAATTCTGTTCAGTTATATATTGTTCCTGTTTCCAATTATATTTCAAATGAGTAATGCATAATGTAATTCCATATTCTGTTAATTATTGTCCTGCATTATGCATGGTGTGTGGATTGAGCAGCAATCTGGAAATATAGCTGTCATGAAATGAGCAGTTTCAACAGTCTGTTCTGTGAATTACTTGTAGATATTGATTATAATTGAGTCATGTGGAGGGACGAATTACATTCAAGGACAGAAGTTGGACTAGATTAATGGTATATTTTGAAGTGAAAAGATTGTTGAAGTTGTCAAAACTGTCTGTCTACTGGATTGTCAGTATGACACTTTGGCTGGGAAAGAAACAGAACCAGAGCATGACTTTTTAGAATGTCATGGAAAAAATGGAACCTAAGTGACAAGTTTATACTGTAGGACTGATTCAAGTCCAAACTTTCATCATTTTGGACAGTAGACAGAATCTGACTTTTAATGAGTTAGCTACACTTCATTCGTCTCAGCTATCCAAAATTCTATATATATCTAAAAGCTTTAAGTTTTGAACACAAAATGAGGTGGAAGTATGAAATGCAAACCCATAGAAAGCCATGGATACTATGTTTGTGCTCAAACACCATGAATTATGTTTTCTCGTATTAATTTTTGCAACAATTCAAACTTGGTGAAACAAAGTTTCAGGGATAAATTGTTCATAAAAGCCCTAACTTGGTGGAAATTGCCTAGAGATATGATTTGACCACCTAGTCCCTCAACTGACCAGTTTTTAGAACCTAGTGCAGATTATTCGGAGACTTGTTCCTTTCAGATGTCAACAACAAAATATCAAGATATTTGAAGTGATAACCAAGTTATCCTACATGAAAATAACAAAAAGAATAACTTTTTTCTGACTCCTAAAGTCCTAACTCACACTACAATTTTTTGTTAGTTACCGTTGTTTTTGAAAGCATTGCATAGTACAGAACACAGCTATTACTGTTCTCAAAATCCTGTTCTCTTCTGGGAAGAAAGATTGCAATTCTTTTCATATAATTACGTGTTATAATGATTAGTTTAGTCACAACTAAGCTGAAGGCTGAAGCAGTCCTCATTCCATAgttaaatatgtatttgttgGAGTACCATTTAGTCTCTTATTATTCTACTGATGAAAGCAGTGGAATGAAATACACTATATTTTGATGTTCTCCGCAAAACCTTTGACATCTGGGCAGTACTCTACTATTGTGTCCTTAATTTCGGATGATTATTTTCTGCTGATAATAAAAACGCTAATTCTTTCCACCAGTTTTTTTGCCATGGTTGTTAGACATACTGTTCAGCTGGCGCTTATTGTTTTCTGGACCTCGATTTTTGTTAAGCATACATGGATCAAGCTAAATTTGGACTGTGCAACAAGGTGTGCCTATTGTTGTGTTGCTCATCCTTTCTTCATTGTCTCTGTTGCAGGGACACCGTTGCTGGTTTGGTTGATGAGCTGGTTGTGAACACCAAAAAGCTTGTGAGAGCAACTTCAAAAGAGATTGAAAAATGGCGTTGAGCTTATAATTGCCTCCATCAGCTGTGTCAGCCTATGAAAACTGGGTTATCATTGAAGGTTATAAGCAAGTATGCTGTTGTCTTAGATGAAGGTTTAGGAGCTAGCCATGGGATGAAGCCTATTGCAAGCAGTATGCTATCTTAGATGGAATTTAGGAGTTAGTCGTGGGATGCAGACTATTGCACTGCAATGTTCTTTCTTATTCTTGTGTACATCAGTAATTATGTCTATATTTAATTAGGGTAATGAAATGCTATTGCAGTCTCTGCATGTTAGAAATCCCCCTGTGATGAACAGTGTCAGTTAGAATTCA harbors:
- the LOC4350174 gene encoding glucuronoxylan 4-O-methyltransferase 2, whose protein sequence is MASPMHARRAKLKSQLVSAKAKLKHHVTPRRLLLLSAAAASAFLLLLTLRTLSAAAANTSSPAPVVVHRSQQQQRDDQCDRVPAGVAEALVHYATSNATAWGRGRRRSAEEVAATARAVSRRAPCNLLVFGLGHGAALWAALNHGGRTVFLEEDDALVSGASPASLAIEAYRVAYLASAADADELLALRDSEHCTGAAATQLSPGHFDRSPCKLAVRGLPAAFYEAEWDVIVVDAHAPPPPTTTAMMGAIYTAAVAARARRPAAETETDVVVHDVDKPVQDRFSTAFLCGGYLKEGVGNLRRFAIPSHKEGMPFCP
- the LOC4350175 gene encoding uncharacterized protein; translated protein: MGSGSKKKSGGGDDQRPLLWRLPEVTSTELGKIGPAFGLGVGCGVGAGVGFFGGAGLGYGFPGLTLGFGVGAGCGVGFGFGYGLGKGIAYDQNKRYSNVGTMFQEAPSLPMDTVAGLVDELVVNTKKLVRATSKEIEKWR